One Triticum dicoccoides isolate Atlit2015 ecotype Zavitan chromosome 5B, WEW_v2.0, whole genome shotgun sequence genomic window carries:
- the LOC119311797 gene encoding tRNA (guanine-N(7)-)-methyltransferase non-catalytic subunit wdr4-like has product MEDAAVEEAEVSGAGEFAPALVAAHPLGHSVAVAVGPELRVFDLKGGCAVSLSDDSGGCSHSDAIRAISFSVDGALFASAGDDKLVKIWKTDSWRCIQTITSEKRVSAVAISKDGLYVTFADKFGVIWLVTVGEHGGGQVSSDDNKPVSIYGHYCSIITSMKFSPDGRFIATADRDFKIRVTSFPKDPVKGAPQIQSFCLGHTEFVSSIAFTSLSGGSSFLLSGGGDSTVRLWDYINGCLLDTYEVKDKVGEQPDETEDSNLAIADLCVTNDDSLVAVAIQSLNGIMLLACDLVAKKLSFLKVITTEKSYIPTSLAYSSSDDLLWTVMGASNMPNQAASQLLTRVRIIPRFQKDLSASADHDPAVLEDSEVPHGEKLLLALQGSLDASKQEEVLAAVLAALRVSMHKMLVKKNYSEERREQRKRGRNDKKIKK; this is encoded by the exons ATGGAGGACGCAGCGGTCGAGGAGGCGGAGGTGAGCGGCGCGGGCGAGTTCGCGCCGGCGCTCGTCGCCGCCCACCCGCTCGGccactccgtcgccgtcgccgtcgggcCCGAGCTCCGCGTGTTCGATCTCAA GGGTGGTTGTGCAGTTTCGTTGTCAGATGATTCTGGCGGTTGTTCTCATTCAGATGCTATTAGAGCAATTTCGTTCAGTGTTGATGGTGCCTTGTTCGCATCTGCGGGCGATGATAAGCTTGTTAAGATCTGGAAGACTGACTCGTGGCGCTGCATCCAGACTAT AACTTCTGAAAAGAGGGTTAGCGCAGTTGCTATTAGCAAAGATGGCCTGTATGTAACATTTGCAGATAAGTTTGGTGTCATTTGGTTAGTTACTGTGGGGGAACATGGCGGAGGGCAGGTGTCATCTGATGATAACAAACCTGTCTCAATTTATGGTCACTACTGCAGTATTATTACTAGCATG AAATTCTCACCAGATGGACGGTTCATTGCCACTGCTGATCGGGACTTCAAAATTCGA GTTACATCATTCCCAAAGGATCCTGTAAAAGGGGCTCCCCAAATACAGAGCTTTTGCCTTGGACATACAGA ATTCGTTTCTTCCATTGCCTTCACAAGCCTTTCAGGAGGATCAAGCTTTCTATTATCTGGAGGCGGTGATTCAACT GTTCGGTTATGGGACTACATAAATGGCTGCCTCCTTGATACATATGAAGTCAAAGACAAG GTGGGAGAACAGCCAGATGAAACTGAAGATAGCAATCTAGCCATTGCAGACTTGTGTGTGACAAATGATGACTCACTGGTTGCTGTAGCTATTCAAAG TTTGAATGGCATAATGCTCTTAGCATGCGATCTCGTAGCAAAGAAGTTATCTTTTCTAAAG GTGATTACAACGGAAAAGAGCTACATCCCCACTAGCTTAGCCTACAGCTCATCCGATGATCTCCTGTGGACCGTCATGGGCGCATCAAACATGCCTAACCAGGCCGCCTCCCAGTTATTAACCCGTGTCAGAATCATCCCCCGGTTCCAAAAAGATCTATCAGCCTCGGCTGACCACGACCCTGCGGTCCTGGAGGACAGCGAAGTACCACATGGCGAGAAGCTTCTGTTGGCGCTGCAGGGAAGCCTTGACGCCTCAAAGcaggaggaggtgctggccgcggtGCTCGCCGCCCTCAGAGTGTCGATGCACAAGATGCTGGTGAAGAAGAACTACTCGGAGGAGAGGCGGGAGCAGCGGAAGAGGGGCCGGAATGATAAGAAGATCAAGAAGTAG